A part of Dermacentor variabilis isolate Ectoservices chromosome 10, ASM5094787v1, whole genome shotgun sequence genomic DNA contains:
- the LOC142559636 gene encoding uncharacterized protein LOC142559636 produces MISLTNTDYTFDQYYKDGQQQQQGPRRLYGKLSSGGEGPVMTVSQQQGAGGIPYTLKYWSGTEQCAILTLTKEGNHHCEQHVWNSQISSAIGNCDAAYKENCPSSTTHQVYDSSC; encoded by the exons ATGATTTCACTCACAAATACTGACTACACATTCGATCAATACTATAAGGATGGCCAACAACAACA ACAAGGGCCAAGACGCTTGTATGGGAAATTATCCAGTGGCGGTGAAGGGCCTGTAATGACAGTTAGCCAGCAACAAG GTGCCGGAGGGATACCATACACTCTGAAATACTGGAGCGGGACCGAACAGTGTGCGATTCTTACGCTTACGAAAGAAG GAAATCATCATTGCGAACAGCATGTGTGGAACAGCCAAATTAGCAGCGCCATTGGAAACTGTGATGCCGCATACAAGGAAAATTGTCCAAGCAGCACTACCCACCAGGTTTATGATTCCAGCTGCTAA